DNA from Acidobacteriota bacterium:
AACCGTCGCCACCCCCCAGATCCGCAACCAGGGAACGCTGGGCGGCAATCTGGTGCAGGACACCCGCTGCTGGTACTACCGGGCCGGCTGGCCCTGCTACCGGGCGGGCGGCAACATCTGCTACGCCGACACGCCGGAGTCGATGAACCGCGAGCACTGCATCTTCGACGCTTCTCGCTGCGTCGCGGTCACGCCCTCGGACACCGCGCCGGCGCTGATCGCGCTGGACGCCGAAATGGTGATCCGCGGCCGCCGCGGCGAGCGCACCGTCGCCGCCGAGGACTTCTTCGTCGGCCCCGCGATCGACATCACCCGGATGACCGTCCTGCAGCCCAACGAGGTCCTGCAGTCCGTCCGCATCCCGGACACCTGGGCTGGCGCCGACTTCTACTTCGAGAAGGTCCGCGACCGGAACGCCTGGGACTTCCCCCTGGTCAACGTCGCCTCCGCGATGCGGGTCGAGGACGGGGTCGTCCAGGACTGCCGGCTCTCGGTCGGCGCCGTCTCACCGGTGCCGCTCCGCATGGACCGCTGCGAGGAACTGCTCCGCGGCCAGAAGATCAGCGAGGACATCGCGACCCGGATCGCCGAACTGGGCGTCATCGGCGCCAAACCGCTACGCCACAACGGCTACAAGGTGCCCCTGATGAGAAACCTGATCCGCCGGGCCATCCGCGGACAGGCGCCGGTCTAGAACTCGATGGAAATCGTCCAACGCGCCACCAACCCCTGGGGACAGGACGTCCTCCTGGGGATCGACTGGAGTCTGTTCTGGATCGCGCTGATCGCGGGAGGCGTCTTCCTGATCCTGCACCTGGCGCTTCGCCGCCGCTGGATCGGCGAGGAGAAGAAGGCCGCGGCAAACGCACCTGACGATCCAGGCCTGCCGCAGAAGATCCAGCGGCACAGCCTGGCCTCCCGCCTGTTCCACGCGGTCATGGGGATCTCCATGATCCTCCTGCTGATCACCGGCTTCCTGCCCAAGGTCGGCCTGCAGTTCGCCTGGCTCGAGATCCACTGGATCACCGGCCTGATCCTGACGGCGTCGATCGTCTTCCACATCATCCACGCCACCTTCTTCCAGAGCCTGAAGAACGTCTGGATCGGGCTCTCGGATCTCGGCGACATGATGCGCGAGATGCGCAAAGCCGTTACCGGCGGCGAACCACCGGCGAAGCCCGGCAAGTACCCGGCGGCGCAGAAGATGTTCCACCACGCGGCGACCCTGGCGGGCATGGCCGCGATCGTCACCGGCATTCTGATGATGTGGCGTATCGAGCAGCCGCTCTGGGCCCAGGACGACTACGCGTTCTTCGGCGACGGCGGCTGGGGCTGGGTCTATGTCCTCCACGGCGTCGGCGGCGTCGTGCTGGTCACCCTG
Protein-coding regions in this window:
- a CDS encoding xanthine dehydrogenase family protein subunit M, which produces MAVIHDMIPDFELYQPESLDGALEVLDRHRDTAWVLAGGMDTFDWFKDRVKRPEAVVDLGAIPELSGISETDGGIEIGAMTPLTEVVENELVRERYGILAEAAETVATPQIRNQGTLGGNLVQDTRCWYYRAGWPCYRAGGNICYADTPESMNREHCIFDASRCVAVTPSDTAPALIALDAEMVIRGRRGERTVAAEDFFVGPAIDITRMTVLQPNEVLQSVRIPDTWAGADFYFEKVRDRNAWDFPLVNVASAMRVEDGVVQDCRLSVGAVSPVPLRMDRCEELLRGQKISEDIATRIAELGVIGAKPLRHNGYKVPLMRNLIRRAIRGQAPV
- a CDS encoding cytochrome b/b6 domain-containing protein, whose translation is MEIVQRATNPWGQDVLLGIDWSLFWIALIAGGVFLILHLALRRRWIGEEKKAAANAPDDPGLPQKIQRHSLASRLFHAVMGISMILLLITGFLPKVGLQFAWLEIHWITGLILTASIVFHIIHATFFQSLKNVWIGLSDLGDMMREMRKAVTGGEPPAKPGKYPAAQKMFHHAATLAGMAAIVTGILMMWRIEQPLWAQDDYAFFGDGGWGWVYVLHGVGGVVLVTLTVAHVYFAILPEKRWMTWSMILGWIDRKDYLRHHDPAKWPVTGGK